Proteins encoded by one window of Companilactobacillus ginsenosidimutans:
- a CDS encoding GNAT family N-acetyltransferase, with protein MITKADHLTEIELQTISNIWLRSNTSAHDFIPAKYWNNNFDSVKQQFKSATIYLAYDNEKIAGFMGMQDNYVAGIFIEDINMHHGLGKALICEAKNNYPNLNLSVYVKNQNAIEFYLAQGFSKVSENIDPETNEEEIEMTWSK; from the coding sequence ATGATTACAAAAGCTGATCACCTTACCGAAATTGAATTACAAACAATCTCTAATATTTGGTTAAGATCCAACACTTCAGCTCATGATTTTATTCCAGCTAAATATTGGAATAACAATTTTGATTCTGTGAAACAACAATTTAAGTCAGCCACTATTTACTTGGCTTATGATAATGAGAAAATTGCTGGTTTTATGGGGATGCAAGATAATTATGTTGCTGGAATTTTTATTGAAGATATCAACATGCATCATGGGTTAGGTAAAGCACTAATTTGTGAAGCTAAAAATAATTATCCAAATCTCAATTTATCCGTCTATGTAAAAAATCAAAATGCAATTGAATTTTATTTGGCACAAGGTTTTTCGAAAGTCAGTGAGAACATTGACCCTGAAACTAATGAGGAAGAAATCGAAATGACTTGGTCGAAGTAA
- a CDS encoding Ltp family lipoprotein has translation MMETRSRRTRSTRSNRGNDNSRSNRSNLNNRTSRSSNSGNTRSNSNNGSNQKFNFYKQWWFWLLIIILIALLAQCNRQRHPSLFVELNKDEVRLDKNFNAKITFQTNKNNKYYVNDINKNQAVTHGTVKGTQKTITLHQSGKFQLTVSKNNQSKSVEFKINPLQVSQSAINASMNDHGDTALDKAPNVDLKNIPKNYKSAYKAAEKFSNQMHMSKAGIYSHLTSGYGTNYSTAAAQFAVDNLNADYDNNALQMAKNFKENYHMSDDSIRDRLTSKSGEQFTDSQADYAMNHLDK, from the coding sequence ATGATGGAAACTCGGAGTCGAAGAACTAGAAGCACACGTAGCAATCGTGGTAATGACAATAGTCGCAGTAATCGAAGCAACTTGAACAATCGTACTAGTCGATCCAGCAATAGTGGCAATACCCGAAGCAATTCAAATAACGGATCCAATCAAAAATTTAACTTTTACAAACAATGGTGGTTTTGGTTATTAATCATTATTCTGATTGCCCTACTAGCTCAATGTAATAGACAGCGACATCCTAGCCTTTTTGTTGAATTAAATAAAGATGAAGTAAGGCTGGACAAAAATTTCAATGCAAAAATAACTTTCCAAACTAATAAAAATAACAAATATTATGTGAATGATATTAATAAGAACCAAGCTGTCACACATGGTACTGTGAAGGGTACTCAGAAAACTATCACGCTTCACCAATCAGGAAAATTCCAACTTACTGTTTCTAAAAACAATCAGAGCAAATCTGTGGAATTCAAAATTAATCCTCTGCAAGTCAGTCAAAGTGCAATTAACGCAAGTATGAATGACCATGGAGATACTGCGTTGGACAAAGCACCAAATGTTGACTTGAAGAATATTCCTAAAAACTACAAATCTGCTTATAAAGCGGCAGAAAAATTCTCGAATCAAATGCACATGTCAAAAGCTGGCATCTATTCACATTTGACTAGTGGATATGGAACTAACTACTCCACCGCTGCTGCACAATTTGCTGTTGATAACTTAAATGCAGACTACGACAATAACGCTTTACAAATGGCCAAGAATTTCAAAGAAAATTATCATATGTCTGACGACAGTATTCGTGACCGATTGACTTCTAAATCTGGTGAACAGTTCACCGATAGCCAAGCTGATTATGCTATGAATCATCTAGATAAATAA